The DNA window AATTGTATCAGATGAGAATCAACCTCTTCCCGGAGCATTAATAAAAATAAAAGGATTATCTAAAAATATAGTTACAGATCTCGATGGTAAATTCACGATCAATGATCTTCCGGCGGGTGAATATAATTTGCAGATTGGATATATCGGATATGAAAACAACGATATTACTGTAGCGGTAAAGCCTGAAGAGAATACGGATCTGGGTATTATCAGATTATCTCAAAAACATAAAAACATAGATGAAGTCGTTGTCACTGCTACGCTTAAAAACAGTGAAGCAAGAGCATTAAGTCTTCAAAAAAATGCAATCAACATTACAAATGTTATTGCTTCTGATGGTATAGGAAAATTACCGGACAGAAACGCTGCTGAAACAGTTCAGCGTGTTCAGGGTGTTTCAATTGAAAGGGATCAGGGAGAAGGAAGATTCGTATCAATCAGAGGACTTCCTCCTTTTTGGGCATCAACTACCATTAATGGAAACAGACTTCCAACAGCCGAAGAGGAAACAACCTCCAGAGCAACAGCTTTTGACTTCTTCCCTACTGAGCTTATTTCCTACGTTCATGTAAATAAATCTTTCACTCCTGATATGGAAGCCGATGGAATTGGTGGTGGTGTTAATTTTATTACAAAAACACCTCCAATGAAGCAGGAATTAAAAATTACAGTCGGAAGCGGCTATAATGCAAAGTCTGATAAAGGGGTTTATAACTTAGGCTTATTGTATGGTGGCAGAACAAAAGATAAAAAGTTTGGATACCTGTTTAATGTTGCTCACTTTACCAGAAACTGGTCCACAGATAATTTTGAAGCAAGAAGAAGTGGCGATGAAGGGGTTTTCAGATTAGAGCTCCGTGATTATAATGGGGTAAGAAAAACAACGGGAATCAATACCGCTTTCGAATATGTGCTATCTCCCAAAAGCACCCTATACTTAAAAGGAATGTATGGTACTTTGTCTGATGACGAAACGCACTATAAGCATAGAATAAGATTTGATAAATTCAGTTCTGCCAACAACACAGCAAGAGTTGAATTACAGAATATTCATAATCTTTTAATCACAGAACTAACTTCTGTTTCATTGGGTGGAGTTCATCAGTTAAACAAAGGAAAAATTGATTGGGATGTGTCCTATTATGATAATAGATTCAAGTATGGAAACATCCCTGATAAACAGAATAACTCTTATTATGTTATTAAATACACCCAATCTGGTGTAGGAATCGATCCTAATTATATTGGAGATCATGGAAATGGACCAAGAGCATATTGGAAAGCTGATGGTGGAAAATTAGATTATAAAGATCCTGATGCCCTATTTGGTTTCTACAGCGATCCCAATTTTAAAATGGATGCTTCTCAAATGAGATTTACTGATCTCGAATTCTATAAGGTCTTTGTTGATGAGAAAGATAAAATTGTAGCTGCATTCAATCATGAAATGAATGTTTCTGACCGACTGACCTTAAAGTATGGTTTTAAATACAGGGATAAAGAACGTACTGCAAAGTTTTCAGATATTTTCTATAACTGGAGCAACGGAACGGCACCTCTTTTATCAGAGTATGGTCAATACATCACAACACAGCCGAATGGTCCTAAATATTTAAGCGAAATGAATGCCCACATTGGGAACACTTTCGGACCTGTTTTATCAACAACGGGGATGGACCAGTTCTGGTTTCAGAATCAGGGAAATTTAAAAATAAACCCTGCAGATTCAGAATCTCTGGAATACAATAAAGCATTAGGAAGAAACTTTGATGTTTTTGAAAAACATGCGGATGCTTATGGGATGGGTACTTATAAAGTGAGTGATAAAATTACGGTTTTAGGAGGAATCAGATTATCAAATACCAATACGAAGGTAAGAGGTTTTAATGTAATCGACGACAAATTGGTTCCCACAGAAAACACTAAGAAATATCTTGCTGTATTACCGATGTTACATATCAAGTATACCTTAAATGACAAGACAAACCTTCGTTTTGCAGCGACAAGAACCTTCTCAAGACCTAATTTCGGGGATCTAACTCCTGGTGGAACTTAT is part of the Chryseobacterium paludis genome and encodes:
- a CDS encoding TonB-dependent receptor, producing the protein METKLKKLLLLIFLCFIGWVSAQKKSVTGIVSDENQPLPGALIKIKGLSKNIVTDLDGKFTINDLPAGEYNLQIGYIGYENNDITVAVKPEENTDLGIIRLSQKHKNIDEVVVTATLKNSEARALSLQKNAINITNVIASDGIGKLPDRNAAETVQRVQGVSIERDQGEGRFVSIRGLPPFWASTTINGNRLPTAEEETTSRATAFDFFPTELISYVHVNKSFTPDMEADGIGGGVNFITKTPPMKQELKITVGSGYNAKSDKGVYNLGLLYGGRTKDKKFGYLFNVAHFTRNWSTDNFEARRSGDEGVFRLELRDYNGVRKTTGINTAFEYVLSPKSTLYLKGMYGTLSDDETHYKHRIRFDKFSSANNTARVELQNIHNLLITELTSVSLGGVHQLNKGKIDWDVSYYDNRFKYGNIPDKQNNSYYVIKYTQSGVGIDPNYIGDHGNGPRAYWKADGGKLDYKDPDALFGFYSDPNFKMDASQMRFTDLEFYKVFVDEKDKIVAAFNHEMNVSDRLTLKYGFKYRDKERTAKFSDIFYNWSNGTAPLLSEYGQYITTQPNGPKYLSEMNAHIGNTFGPVLSTTGMDQFWFQNQGNLKINPADSESLEYNKALGRNFDVFEKHADAYGMGTYKVSDKITVLGGIRLSNTNTKVRGFNVIDDKLVPTENTKKYLAVLPMLHIKYTLNDKTNLRFAATRTFSRPNFGDLTPGGTYIEADNEFKGGNPNLNPTYSLNLDLMGEYYFSNVGILSGGIFYKSITDPVFQDSFIGTYNGNPGVQFTAPNNGKAASLGGLELGMNRRFDFLPGFLQYFGAQLNATFMTSKMEKPSGRKVALPYQAKELYNIQLFFEKKGFNARLAYNYKGKYAVEYAETDLNDSYYGKYSSLDFGGSYQFTKFLMLYADVNNILNKPLIYHFGKNEDRPEQVEYYGVRFNLGIKLNF